Part of the Halopseudomonas maritima genome, GCCGGTGATCGGCTGACCCTGGCGCTGCTCGATTATCCGGCCCCGGTCGTCATTGCGGCTACCGGCCACGCGATGGCCAAGGCAGCCTTCATGTTGCTGTTGGCTGACTACCGGTTGGGTACCGAAGGGGACTTCCGGGTGTCGCTGAATGAGGTCGCCATCGGCATGACCATGCCGGTTGGCGCCATGCTGCAGGCGCGTGCACGTTTATCACCGCAGTGGCTCAATCGCTGTGTGCTGCAGGCTGAGGTGTTTGCCTCGGCCGGCGCGCTGGAAGCCGGTTTTTTTGATGAGCTGCAGCCGGCAGACCAGTTGCTTGAGCGCGCCCGCGCCAAAACCCGTCAGCTGGCGGGGCTGGATCGGCGTGCCTACCGCGAGACCCGCGCGCTACTGAATGCGCCGCTGCGTGAGGCGTTTGTCGGTTTGCAGGGCTGATCGAGGCGGGGCACAGCATGCTGTGCCCCTACGCCTGGTTGGGCGTCTCGCCTGCCTTATTCCTTGAAATACGCGACCTGCGTGGTGGTCAGCAGCAGCTGGCCGTCATCGCTCCACAGGTGCGCGATCTGATCTGAATAATTGTTGTGCATGCGCGTGGCGCGCGCGTGGCCGAGCAGGTGGCGGTCGTCGGCGGCGGCCAGCTGCGCTGCATCGGCGTGAAAATAGTGGGTCAGTGACACGGTGCCGGCCGGCGTGAAGCGCTGGCGGCGATGGAAGATGCGCGGTGCGAACACATCGCCCAGCGCGGTCAGTGAGGCAAAGTCGAGGGGCCGGGCGGGGTGGTCGCGGGTCCACAGCAGGGTTTCAGTGTCGGCTTCGCTCGGGTTGGTATCGCCGCGGCTCGGGTCGAACAGGCCGGACACATAGCGGAAGTCGTAATTAGCAAACCAGTTGCGCTCACCCCGCACCAACTGCGGCAGGCTGTTGGCAGCAGGTGCGTGCGGCATAGGCTGCTGCTGCTCGGACCATGTCTCGCGGCGAGTGGCAAAAAAGGCGGTGCCACTGGTGACCACTTCACCGTCCTGGCGCTGCAACAGCAGCCAGTGTTGCGTCGAGCGGTTGGTGCGCAGCGCCACCGCTTCAATGTCGAAGGCACCCGGTTGGACCGGTCCGGCAAAGTTGATGGTCAGCGAGACCGGCTCACCGATGCGCTCGGGGTGCTGCAAGGCGGCGTTCAGCAGCGTAGCAGCCGTCAGGCCGCCAAAGGGGCCGACCATGTTTTGATAGCGGTCACCGACTTCACCGGCAAACAGGTTGTCGCCCTTGGCGGTGAGGCTGATGGCCTGGTCAAAGGCGTGGCTGTGGGTCTCAGAGGCGGTCATGGGCGAGGGTCCGTTACGGCGGGATCAGGCATATATGATGGTTGTAATAAGCGAGACTGAACAGCAAGTTTGATGCTGTGAATCCGCTGTTATGGGTGGTGCAGAGATAGGTTGGGGCGCCGCTGCAGGCGCCCCAATACAGCGTTGATCAGCGCTGGTAGGTGCCGATCAGGCGGTTCATTGCGGTGGCGTGCGGCTCAATCTTTTCCAGCAGCTGCCACAGGGTCAGGCCGGCGGGCAGATCCAGCTCAGCGTCCAGCGCGATAACCCAGAAATAGTACTTGTGCTGGCCGTGACCTTCCGGCGGCAGCGGACCGTTGTAGCCGCTGTTGCCAAAGTTGTTCACGCCCTGGGTGTAGTCGGCGCAGCCTTCGGCCAGCGCGCTGACGTTGGCCGGAATGTTATAGAGCACCCAGTGAACAAAACCGTAGGTGCCGTTGGCGGAAATCAGCGGTGCGTCCGGATCGTGGCAGATGACGGCAAAGGACTTGGTGCCCGCTGGTGCGTTCTTCCAGTTCAGCGCGGGAGAGACGTCGACATCATCGCCGGTGTGCTTGGCGGCGATGGCGCCGTTGTTGCCAAACGCGCTGCTGGTCAGTTCCAGGTCGTTGGAAAATGCAAATCCCATGGTGTTCTCCTTAGGTTATGAGCTGAAAACTAGCCTGCCTGGCGACAGGCAGGTGTCACTTGATCAGAGCGCTCAGCAGCCAGAGCCCGAGCAGCACCCAGACGATACCCAGCACGATCTTGCGGCGAATAAAGGCGCGTACGCCGGTGTAGATAAGAAACAGGCCGAGGATGACAGCGGCGATGCTCAGCAGGTTGCTGTTGACCCCCAGGGCGCGGGAAAACCCGTTGATGAAATCTGAGCTGGCGTTGCTCAGCAAAGTGAACAGCCAGATCAGGCTGTCGAGCACGACACGGACCACGGTACCGATGGCCGAGCCGAGCCATTCAAAGGGGCTGGAGTTGAGCTGCATGCAAGGGTCGCTGACAGGGAATGAGGGGTAGAAGCTATCAGCTTCAAGCGGCAAGCTTCAAGCAGAACGCGGCGCTGTGCACCGCGTTGGGCTGGAGGCGAAAGGCTGGAGGCTGGAAGGTCAAGCAGGGGGAGGTGGCCGGGCGGTGTGGTGGCACAAACCTCTGACACACTGCCCCAGCCTTCAGCCTGATCGAGCGCGTTAAACGCGCTCGATCACCGCCGCCACACCCTGACCCAGGCCGATGCACAGGCTGACCAGCGCGTAGCGCTTGCCGGTGCGCTCGAGCTGGCGCAGGGCGGTCAGGGCCAGGCGAGCGCCGGAGGCGCCCAGCGGGTGGCCGACCGCGATGGCGCCGCCGTTGGGGTTCAGGCGCGGGTCGTCAAAGGCGATGCCCAGCTGCTTGGCGCAACCGAGAACCTGCGAGGCGAAAGCCTCGTTGATTTCGATCACATCCATGTCGTCCAGGCTCAGGCCGGCGCGGCTCAGGGCTTTTTTGCAGGCTTCAACCGGGCCCAGGCCCATGACACGCGGGGCGACACCGGAGACGGCGCCGGCCAGGATGCGTGCGCGCGGCTTGATGCCGTACTTCTGGCCAATGGCTTCGCTGCCAATGATCAGCGCAGCGGCGCCATCGTTGACGCCAGAGGCGTTGCCAGCGGTAACCACGCCACCTTCAAACAGCGGACGCAGGCCGGACAGGGCGGCCATGTCGCTGCTCGGGCGCGGATGCTCGTCTTGATCGACCAGCTTGGCGGGCTTCTTGCGGCCCTGGGACACTTCAATCGGGTGGATCTCTTCGGCAAAGAAACCGTCAGCACGGGCCTTCTCGTACAGCGCCTGGCTGCGTGCGGCATAGGTGTCGGCTTCTTCGCGGCTGATACCCAGGTCGGCAGCGACGTTGTCGGCGGTTTGCGGCATGGTGTCATCGCCGAACTGCTTCTCGACCTTGGGGTTCGGGAAGCGCGCACCGATGGTGCTGTCGAAGGCGCGGAAGTCGCGGCTGTAGGCGCTTTCGCTCTTGGCGATAACGAAGGGTGCGCGGCTCATGCTTTCCACGCCACCGGCGACGAACAGGTCGCCTTCACCGGCTTTGACGGCGCGAGCGGCGTCGAGGATGGCCGCCAGGCCGGAGCCGCACAGGCGGTTGACGGTAACACCGGCCACGTCCTGCGGCAGGCCGGACATCAGGCCGGCGTGGCGAGCAACGTTGCGCGCGTCTTCACCGGCCTGGTTGGTGTTGCCCATGACCACGTCTTCGTAGTCGGCACCGTCGAAGGGGTTGCGGGTAACCACGGCGCGGATCACCTCGGCCAGCAGGTCATCGGGGCGCACGCTGGCGATGGCGCCGGCGTGGCGGCCGAAGGGGGTGCGCAAACCATCATAGATGTAGGCAGTCATGCTCTTACTCCTGGAAGTCGGGTGTAGTCAAAGGCAGTTCCAGCTGCACGCGGCGACGCAGCCAGGGGCTGGGGCGGTAGCGCGGCTCGCCGTAGACGGCCTGAATGTTGTTGAGAACAGCAAGAATGTTGGCTTCGCCATAGTGCTCGCCGAAGGCCAGCGGGCCCTTGGGGTAGCCCAGCGCCAGTTGAATGGCGCGGTCCAGTGTTTGCGGCGCGGTGATGCCCTTCTGCACGATTTCGCAGCCCAGATTGACCACGCTGGCGATCAGGCGCTGGATAACAAAGCCGGCTGAATCGTTGATGACTTCCACTGGCACGCCGTCGGCGCTCAGCGCCTGGCGCGCCTGGGCGACCACGTTGGCGCTGGCGGCGGGTTGGCGCATCAGGGTGCGGCGCTTGTCCCAGTTGGCGAAGCTGTCCAGTGCCAGGGTGCGATCCGCCGGCAGGCCCAGCTGAGTCAGGGCGGTGCTGCAGTCATCGCCCAGCGGGGTGATCAGGCAGATGGCGTCGTCCGATGGCTTGCTACCGGCTTCCAGGGTGGCGCCGGCTTTGGTCAGTACCTCTTCGACCTGGCTACGCAGCGCATCATCATCGGTCTCCAGCCAGAACGGACGGTTGATCAGCACGGTTTCTGGCTGCGGCTCGGGCTGCTCGATCTTCTGACCGTCCTCGTAGCGGTAGAAGCCCTGGCCGGTCTTGCGACCCAGCAGGCCAGCGGCCACGCGCTGGGCAGCGATGAACGAGGGGGTGTAGCGCGGGTCGTGGTAGAACTGCTCGTAGACCGATTCCATCACCGCGTGGGAGACGTCCAGACCGGTCAGATCGAACAGCTCGAACGGCCCCATGCGAAAGCCTGGGCCGTCGCGCAGGATGCGGTCGATCTGCTGCACACTGGCCACGCCTTCGCTGAGGATACGCAGGGCTTCGGTGCCGAAGGCGCGGCCGGCGTGATTGACCAGAAAGCCGGGGGTGTCCGGGGTAATCGCCGGGAAGTGACCAGCCTGTTCGGCCAGCGCCACCAGCGCCTGAATATGACGCTCATCGGTGCGCTCGCCGCGCACGACTTCGACGATCTTCATCAACGGCACCGGGTTGAAGAAGTGGAAGCCGGCGACGCGCTCGGGCTTGTTCGCGGTGCTGGCGATGCGGGTGACGGAAAGGGAAGAGGTGTTGGTGGCCAGGACGCAGTCATCGCTGACAATGGCTTCCAGGTCGGCAAACAGCTTCTGTTTGACGTCCAGCAGCTCGACGATGGCTTCAATCACCAGATCGCAGTCTTGCAGCTCTTCCAGCGTCTGCGCTGGTTGCATGCGGGCGATGGTCGCTTCCAGTTCGGCTTCGGTCATCTTGCCCTTGGCCTGCGCCCGTTGCAGCAGGTTGCGGTTGAAGGCCAGCGCGTCGTCGATGGCTTCTGCGCGGGTATCGAACAGCAACACCTGCTGACCACTGCTGGCGAACAGTTGCGCGATGCCGCGCCCCATGGCTCCGGCGCCGATGACGCCAATCCGCTTGAACATGCTTTGCCTCCTGGAGTACGCTCATTGTTCCGCATGGCGAAACGGTATTTCGTTTAAAGTGCAGCGAGATTAAATCTTGCGCAGTAGGAGTGCAAGTTTGGCGACAGTCTGCATCGGCACTGTCGTGCCATACTTGCGCCATGCAAGCTGGTCGTCGTCTGCCCGCAGTCGAGTATCCCGACCGCATCGCCCATCGAGTGTAGTGAATAAAAGGTGTCGCACCCGTGAATCAAGCAGAACGTCAGGCCATTGCCCGCACCGTGACCGGTTTCTTTCAGGAACTGGGCGCTGAACTGGAAGAGTACAGCGAGGGGCGCGCAGTCGTTGGCCTGACTCTGACCGACAAGCACATGAACAATGCCAGCTCGCTGCACGGCGGTGTCACGGCGAGCCTGCTGGATATCGCCATGGGGTTGTGCGGCACCTGGGCCGCGTCGCCGCAAGACCGCCGGGTGGCTATCACCCTGTCGTTGAACACCAACTTCACCTCCACCGCACCGGTCGGTACGCGCGTGCGTGCAGTGGCGAGCTGCCGCAGCGCTGGCCACAAGGTGTTCATGGCTAGCTGTGACCTGCTGGATCAGGATGACAAGCTGATCGGCTTTGGCGAGGGCGTATTCAAGAAGGGCGCCTACCGCAAGGACCTGCCGTGACCCCGGCGTGGTTGCTGCCCCTCGGGGTGGCGCTGGAGCTGGGCGCGCTGCTCGCTCATCTGCCTGAGCTGAGCTGGGCGGCAGCACTGGCCTTTGTGGTCTATTTTCTGCTGTTTTTCCGGCGGTTGAATCCTTATCCGCGCTGGTTGGGCTTGGCTACCCTGGCGGTACTGGTGGCGGCGCTCTGGTTTGCCCGCCCGGAGGCGTCGCTGTGGCCCAAGCTGGCCAGCTCGGTGGCCTACTACACCAGCTTCCTTGGTGCGCTGGGGCTGATGCAGTTGCTGGCCCAGCGGCTGCCGCAGCTGCGCGAGCTGCACAAGGCGCTGCTGTCAGGCTCCAAGGTGATCCTCTATCCGCGCTATGTGCTGGCGGCCGGCAGTATCGGCTCGATCCTCAATTTCGGCATGATGAACCTGCTTTGCGGCACCCTGAGCGAGCACCTCAAGCGCTACCCGCTGAGCGCCGAACAGCGTCGCGACGGGTTGCGCAGTGTGATGGTGACTACCCTGCGGGGCTTTGCCCTGGTGCCCCTGCTGGCACCTACCAGCGTGACCATCGCCATTATCTCCCGCGAGATGCCGGAGCAGTCCTGGAGCACCATGGTGCCCTACGGCGCGGTGGCTGCGTTGATGATGATCGTGGTGGGCTGGCGCAGGGAGACCACCGGCCTGCTGGCGCTGCGCGACAATATTGGCGACACCAGCAAGGCCGACGGCATGCCGCAGCTGCTGATTGGCAGCCTGCTGGGGCTGGGCGCTATCGGTCTGCTGGCCTCAGTGACCGATCTCGGCGCATCCCAGGCGGCGATGGTGCTGGTGCCTGCCGGGGTGATCAGCTATCTGTTGTGGCGCGAACGCTCGCCGGGGCAGGTGCTGGAGGAAGTCACCGGCAACATGGTCAGCATGCACAACGAGATGTTCATTTTTGGCTGCGCGGCGTTGCTTGGCGGCGTGCTGGGCGCGGTGGCGCCGTTGGAGGAGATTGCCGCCTGGCTGGCTCAGG contains:
- a CDS encoding crotonase/enoyl-CoA hydratase family protein → MSAPLQFSLQDGVAEIQLDDGKVNALSESMLDQLLAAIAKAAEADAALLISGRPGVFSGGYDRKLIDAGGPACDAMRAAGDRLTLALLDYPAPVVIAATGHAMAKAAFMLLLADYRLGTEGDFRVSLNEVAIGMTMPVGAMLQARARLSPQWLNRCVLQAEVFASAGALEAGFFDELQPADQLLERARAKTRQLAGLDRRAYRETRALLNAPLREAFVGLQG
- a CDS encoding acyl-CoA thioesterase translates to MTASETHSHAFDQAISLTAKGDNLFAGEVGDRYQNMVGPFGGLTAATLLNAALQHPERIGEPVSLTINFAGPVQPGAFDIEAVALRTNRSTQHWLLLQRQDGEVVTSGTAFFATRRETWSEQQQPMPHAPAANSLPQLVRGERNWFANYDFRYVSGLFDPSRGDTNPSEADTETLLWTRDHPARPLDFASLTALGDVFAPRIFHRRQRFTPAGTVSLTHYFHADAAQLAAADDRHLLGHARATRMHNNYSDQIAHLWSDDGQLLLTTTQVAYFKE
- a CDS encoding YbhB/YbcL family Raf kinase inhibitor-like protein; the encoded protein is MGFAFSNDLELTSSAFGNNGAIAAKHTGDDVDVSPALNWKNAPAGTKSFAVICHDPDAPLISANGTYGFVHWVLYNIPANVSALAEGCADYTQGVNNFGNSGYNGPLPPEGHGQHKYYFWVIALDAELDLPAGLTLWQLLEKIEPHATAMNRLIGTYQR
- a CDS encoding 3-oxoadipyl-CoA thiolase; translated protein: MTAYIYDGLRTPFGRHAGAIASVRPDDLLAEVIRAVVTRNPFDGADYEDVVMGNTNQAGEDARNVARHAGLMSGLPQDVAGVTVNRLCGSGLAAILDAARAVKAGEGDLFVAGGVESMSRAPFVIAKSESAYSRDFRAFDSTIGARFPNPKVEKQFGDDTMPQTADNVAADLGISREEADTYAARSQALYEKARADGFFAEEIHPIEVSQGRKKPAKLVDQDEHPRPSSDMAALSGLRPLFEGGVVTAGNASGVNDGAAALIIGSEAIGQKYGIKPRARILAGAVSGVAPRVMGLGPVEACKKALSRAGLSLDDMDVIEINEAFASQVLGCAKQLGIAFDDPRLNPNGGAIAVGHPLGASGARLALTALRQLERTGKRYALVSLCIGLGQGVAAVIERV
- a CDS encoding 3-hydroxyacyl-CoA dehydrogenase encodes the protein MFKRIGVIGAGAMGRGIAQLFASSGQQVLLFDTRAEAIDDALAFNRNLLQRAQAKGKMTEAELEATIARMQPAQTLEELQDCDLVIEAIVELLDVKQKLFADLEAIVSDDCVLATNTSSLSVTRIASTANKPERVAGFHFFNPVPLMKIVEVVRGERTDERHIQALVALAEQAGHFPAITPDTPGFLVNHAGRAFGTEALRILSEGVASVQQIDRILRDGPGFRMGPFELFDLTGLDVSHAVMESVYEQFYHDPRYTPSFIAAQRVAAGLLGRKTGQGFYRYEDGQKIEQPEPQPETVLINRPFWLETDDDALRSQVEEVLTKAGATLEAGSKPSDDAICLITPLGDDCSTALTQLGLPADRTLALDSFANWDKRRTLMRQPAASANVVAQARQALSADGVPVEVINDSAGFVIQRLIASVVNLGCEIVQKGITAPQTLDRAIQLALGYPKGPLAFGEHYGEANILAVLNNIQAVYGEPRYRPSPWLRRRVQLELPLTTPDFQE
- a CDS encoding PaaI family thioesterase, with product MNQAERQAIARTVTGFFQELGAELEEYSEGRAVVGLTLTDKHMNNASSLHGGVTASLLDIAMGLCGTWAASPQDRRVAITLSLNTNFTSTAPVGTRVRAVASCRSAGHKVFMASCDLLDQDDKLIGFGEGVFKKGAYRKDLP